In Gammaproteobacteria bacterium (ex Lamellibrachia satsuma), a single genomic region encodes these proteins:
- a CDS encoding PhoH family protein, producing MSDHPDSLDFSLEPEDNERLANVCGQLDEHLRQIERRLGIEISNRGYHFRLIGEADAVRGGKQVLQNLYGVAQDEILDPKRVHLFLQESGIDAQVQTDKPADVPETVIKTRRGLIRPRGPNQQEYLHKILTHDINFGVGPAGTGKTYLAVACAVEAMERDQVRRILLVRPAVEAGERLGFLPGDLAQKIDPYLRPLYDALYEMLGFEKVSKLIERNVIEVAPLAYMRGRTLNDAFIILDEAQNTTPEQMKMFLTRIGFGSTAVITGDVTQIDLPRGQRSGLRQAVEVLDQVDGISFTFFNARDVVRHHLVQRIVRAYDDFDQTGESGKSDS from the coding sequence TTGTCTGACCATCCCGATTCTCTCGATTTCTCCCTCGAACCTGAAGATAACGAACGGCTTGCCAATGTCTGCGGCCAGCTCGATGAACATCTGCGTCAGATCGAACGCCGCCTGGGCATAGAGATCAGCAACCGGGGTTACCATTTTCGTCTGATTGGTGAAGCAGATGCCGTGCGTGGCGGCAAGCAGGTTTTGCAGAATCTCTATGGCGTTGCGCAAGATGAGATTCTCGACCCAAAACGTGTACATCTTTTCCTGCAGGAGTCCGGCATCGACGCACAGGTTCAGACAGACAAACCGGCTGATGTACCGGAGACGGTCATCAAGACCCGGCGGGGGCTGATACGCCCCCGGGGCCCCAATCAGCAGGAGTATCTGCACAAGATCCTGACTCACGACATCAACTTCGGCGTGGGCCCTGCCGGCACCGGCAAAACCTACCTGGCGGTCGCCTGCGCAGTGGAGGCCATGGAGCGGGACCAGGTGCGGCGTATCCTCCTGGTACGTCCTGCTGTGGAGGCTGGCGAGCGGCTCGGCTTCCTGCCCGGCGATCTGGCACAGAAGATAGATCCCTATCTGCGGCCACTCTACGATGCACTCTACGAGATGCTCGGCTTCGAGAAGGTCAGCAAGCTGATTGAGCGCAACGTCATCGAAGTGGCGCCACTTGCCTATATGCGAGGGCGCACCCTCAACGACGCCTTCATTATTCTGGACGAAGCCCAGAACACCACGCCGGAACAGATGAAGATGTTTCTCACCCGTATCGGCTTCGGTTCCACTGCCGTTATCACCGGCGATGTCACCCAGATCGACCTGCCACGCGGCCAGCGCTCGGGCCTGCGTCAGGCCGTTGAGGTTCTGGACCAGGTGGACGGCATCAGCTTCACCTTTTTCAATGCCCGCGATGTGGTGCGTCATCACCTGGTACAACGGATCGTTCGCGCCTATGACGACTTTGACCAAACAGGTGAAAGCGGAAAATCCGACAGTTGA
- a CDS encoding tetratricopeptide repeat protein, which produces MAPLIGRNNDTLTVNPPFDQVDLEQRLPFLWWGVQLPDQTTEKSTCKPVLNDSVRVLSSHLFSMEMARQKREVRNAISQEVMNLALVTISKLTLIETAKDYYEIGKGIAGAINKAIGIRKEEKLTHTERERKEKKEFVDEVVENLSMLMNPDNSDIERIPMVLFIDDAQWIVCKQDHQSRPNTDLLELLGKIMRLARQEHWPIMIILTHWEEDWNRLRLSGDGVPYLLESGDKAEIIEPYARTTNPNYHGWGEWERSIIRLGQFDLSGILKTALPGIYRDEEQRRRLIGKVVDGFQREKDALADNARYLDEFLKMLYQPANLEYLRDRSIDQPLIDGWEERMSRKLGGLEYARLVQYRFDQLKEPYRQTLCLSSYHGIEFPEKLTEVTSRYLHGPKYGCPWTALENPETFIQRNVRYPSGVSRFPDSVYKSIAYEALSPEHKQKLKKILPRLLSHWLYYGSFAQGLEALDLNLAEEETLCEIALKVLNECRSDSDSLAREINTDLASAVALSRLVRINRYKYNEQQAYQYALEFYESLVEPWDPGDIEFGDAIAIYNSLSLHQQHDAAIFIARNINSDCIELDRLNGNQESKSNLSFSYGLLGEVAFGMQQPNEARAWHEMALEIDRLLAEQSPDPDTLHSLSISFERFGDIAADMLRLDEAKRWYEESLAIRSQLAEKSSSRQDLQGLSFAYGKLGGLALDLLQLEEADSFHQKSLEIREQLLHRQSNPDTLRDLSLSLERLGDVAVAMNDFEKAQQFFHDMLDIKEILVEEAVTPQALRDLSIANKKLGKVARNMQQPDAAKAWYEKALEIDHLLTEKYPGPKTLLDLSITYLDLGDVVLDNQQPKDASTWYEQSLDIISGLVEKSLSPKVLSNQAIAYERLGNVAVITQQQEAAKAWYERALEIRRQQSEDAENPQTMRDLSIMYGKLGDVTRDMQQPEDAKVWYEQAFKITSLLMKNSSSPETIRDHAFSCGKLGDVAAKLQQPELAVGWHEQALELHRIIFEASNSLQGLRDISLSIERLGKAALALGNLAKARDLFIEMMDMKEQLVEIAESPLALRDLYISYSKMGDVAREMEQPA; this is translated from the coding sequence TTGGCCCCCCTCATCGGCAGGAACAATGACACGCTTACGGTTAATCCGCCATTCGACCAAGTGGATTTGGAACAACGGTTGCCTTTTCTTTGGTGGGGTGTCCAGCTGCCTGATCAAACCACCGAAAAGTCGACCTGCAAGCCGGTGTTGAATGACTCGGTGCGAGTACTATCCAGCCATCTGTTTTCGATGGAAATGGCGCGTCAGAAAAGGGAAGTGCGTAACGCAATAAGCCAAGAGGTGATGAATCTGGCGTTAGTGACAATCAGTAAGCTAACCCTGATTGAAACCGCCAAAGATTATTATGAAATCGGCAAAGGCATTGCGGGGGCAATCAACAAGGCGATCGGCATCAGGAAGGAGGAGAAACTGACCCACACTGAGCGCGAACGGAAAGAGAAAAAAGAGTTTGTAGACGAAGTTGTCGAGAACCTCTCGATGCTGATGAATCCGGACAACAGTGACATAGAAAGGATACCCATGGTTCTGTTCATCGATGATGCGCAATGGATCGTCTGTAAGCAAGACCACCAATCCCGGCCCAATACAGACCTGCTTGAGTTACTGGGGAAGATCATGCGGCTTGCCAGACAGGAGCATTGGCCAATCATGATCATCCTGACCCACTGGGAAGAAGACTGGAACAGACTCAGGCTTTCAGGCGATGGTGTGCCGTATCTATTGGAGTCTGGCGATAAGGCGGAAATTATTGAACCTTACGCAAGAACCACTAACCCGAACTATCATGGTTGGGGGGAGTGGGAGCGGTCGATCATCAGGCTGGGCCAGTTTGATTTATCCGGGATACTGAAGACCGCTTTACCCGGCATCTATCGGGATGAAGAACAGCGGAGGCGCCTGATCGGAAAAGTGGTCGATGGTTTTCAGCGGGAGAAAGACGCTCTCGCGGATAATGCCCGCTATCTCGATGAGTTCCTCAAGATGCTCTATCAGCCCGCCAATCTGGAATATCTCAGGGATCGAAGTATCGATCAACCGCTGATCGACGGCTGGGAAGAGAGGATGAGCCGAAAGCTCGGTGGTTTGGAATACGCCAGGCTGGTGCAATACCGGTTTGATCAGCTCAAAGAGCCGTATCGCCAGACATTATGCCTATCCTCCTACCATGGGATAGAGTTTCCCGAGAAACTGACAGAGGTCACCTCCCGCTACCTACACGGCCCTAAGTATGGCTGTCCATGGACGGCGCTCGAGAATCCGGAGACCTTCATACAGCGCAACGTCAGGTACCCGAGCGGGGTGTCACGCTTCCCGGATTCGGTCTATAAAAGCATTGCCTACGAAGCACTGTCGCCTGAGCATAAGCAGAAACTCAAAAAGATCCTGCCCAGACTGCTGAGTCACTGGCTGTACTATGGTTCATTCGCTCAGGGACTGGAGGCACTGGATCTGAATTTAGCTGAAGAGGAGACGCTGTGTGAAATAGCACTCAAGGTATTGAATGAGTGCAGGTCAGATTCAGACAGCCTTGCCAGGGAAATCAATACAGATCTGGCTTCGGCAGTTGCGCTATCTCGTCTGGTTCGAATAAATCGCTATAAATACAATGAGCAGCAGGCTTACCAGTATGCGCTGGAATTTTATGAAAGCCTCGTGGAACCGTGGGATCCTGGCGATATCGAATTCGGAGATGCAATAGCAATATACAACAGCCTGAGTCTTCATCAGCAACATGATGCCGCAATATTCATTGCGCGGAATATAAACTCTGATTGCATTGAGCTTGACAGATTGAATGGCAATCAAGAATCGAAATCGAATCTATCCTTCTCTTATGGATTGCTTGGTGAAGTGGCCTTCGGTATGCAGCAACCCAACGAGGCAAGAGCGTGGCATGAAATGGCATTGGAGATAGACCGTTTACTGGCAGAACAATCCCCAGACCCGGATACATTGCACTCCCTCTCTATCTCCTTCGAGCGGTTTGGTGATATCGCTGCCGACATGTTGCGTCTGGATGAGGCAAAGAGATGGTATGAGGAGTCATTGGCAATACGCAGTCAGTTGGCGGAAAAGTCTTCAAGCAGGCAAGACCTTCAGGGTCTCTCTTTCGCCTATGGGAAGCTTGGAGGTTTGGCGCTTGATTTGCTGCAATTGGAAGAGGCGGACTCTTTTCATCAGAAATCGTTGGAGATACGTGAGCAGCTACTGCATCGTCAGTCAAACCCGGATACATTGAGGGATTTATCACTCTCACTCGAACGTTTGGGTGATGTTGCCGTTGCCATGAACGATTTCGAAAAAGCCCAACAGTTTTTTCATGACATGCTGGATATTAAAGAGATTCTTGTCGAGGAGGCGGTCACTCCCCAGGCTTTACGAGATCTTTCCATAGCCAATAAGAAACTTGGTAAGGTCGCCCGCAACATGCAGCAACCGGATGCGGCAAAAGCCTGGTATGAGAAAGCGCTGGAGATAGACCACTTGCTGACAGAGAAATATCCAGGTCCCAAAACGCTATTGGATCTTTCTATCACCTACTTGGATTTGGGTGATGTGGTGTTAGACAATCAGCAACCGAAAGATGCAAGTACCTGGTATGAGCAGTCGCTGGATATTATCAGTGGACTGGTGGAGAAGTCTTTGAGCCCTAAAGTGTTGTCGAACCAGGCAATCGCCTATGAGCGGTTGGGTAATGTGGCCGTCATCACACAACAACAGGAAGCGGCCAAGGCGTGGTACGAGCGGGCATTGGAGATACGCCGTCAGCAATCAGAGGACGCTGAGAATCCGCAAACCATGCGAGACTTGTCCATCATGTATGGAAAACTGGGAGACGTAACCAGGGACATGCAGCAACCGGAAGATGCGAAGGTCTGGTATGAGCAGGCATTCAAGATAACCAGCCTGCTGATGAAAAACTCTTCCAGCCCAGAAACAATACGGGATCATGCTTTTTCCTGTGGAAAGCTGGGCGATGTGGCCGCAAAACTCCAACAGCCGGAACTTGCTGTGGGATGGCACGAGCAGGCGCTGGAACTGCACCGTATAATATTCGAAGCTTCAAATAGCTTGCAGGGATTAAGAGATATATCTCTCTCGATTGAGCGATTGGGTAAGGCCGCCCTCGCCCTGGGAAATCTTGCAAAGGCCCGTGACCTGTTTATTGAAATGATGGATATGAAGGAACAGCTTGTGGAGATCGCAGAGAGTCCACTGGCTTTGCGTGACCTCTATATCTCATATTCGAAAATGGGTGATGTAGCCAGGGAAATGGAACAACCAGCCTAG
- a CDS encoding MBL fold metallo-hydrolase — translation MKIDYNSPVAATREIYWVGFYDEAAQLHCNPYLIIDEEDIVFIDPGSIPHFPVVMRKVMELVNPEDITYIIAQHQDPDVCGNLAVVEDVINRNDLKIVGHSNSLRLIRHLGLRSELYPVDEHDYALTLKSGRRLEFLFTPYLHSPGAIVTYDTKTRSLFTSDIFAAISQDWSLFAEGDFLSPMVPFHQNYMPSNQILKHCMERFEKMDLDRILPQHGSILEGRDIQRAIDHLKALPCGIDLIDTGPDQ, via the coding sequence ATGAAAATCGACTATAACAGTCCCGTCGCTGCGACCCGCGAAATCTATTGGGTTGGTTTCTACGATGAGGCGGCCCAGTTGCACTGCAATCCCTATCTGATCATCGATGAAGAGGACATTGTCTTCATCGACCCCGGCTCCATCCCCCACTTTCCGGTGGTGATGCGCAAGGTAATGGAGCTGGTCAATCCGGAGGATATCACCTACATCATCGCCCAACATCAGGATCCGGATGTCTGCGGGAACCTGGCTGTGGTGGAAGATGTCATTAACCGTAACGATCTGAAGATCGTCGGCCATAGCAACAGCCTTCGCCTGATACGTCACCTGGGCCTGCGTTCTGAGCTCTACCCGGTGGATGAGCATGACTACGCGCTGACCCTGAAAAGCGGACGCCGACTGGAGTTTCTCTTCACCCCCTACCTCCACTCACCCGGCGCCATCGTCACCTACGACACCAAAACCCGCAGCCTTTTTACCAGCGATATCTTTGCCGCCATCTCCCAGGATTGGTCGCTGTTTGCCGAAGGTGACTTTCTTTCGCCAATGGTTCCATTCCACCAGAACTATATGCCGAGCAATCAGATTCTCAAACACTGCATGGAGAGATTTGAAAAGATGGATCTGGACCGAATCCTGCCGCAACACGGCTCCATCCTCGAAGGCCGTGACATCCAACGGGCTATCGATCATCTCAAGGCCCTTCCCTGTGGCATCGATCTGATTGATACCGGACCCGACCAATGA
- the gmk gene encoding guanylate kinase — translation MSTANGTLYILSAPSGAGKTSLLKALRDQDSELMVSVSHTTRAKRPGEEDGVHYHFTDHASFLHMIESKAFLEHAEVFGNFYATAESEVRSKLETGQELVLEIDWQGAQQVRKFFPEAVSIFILPPSLAALRERLDGRGQDDESIIQARMQEAVSEMSHYAEFDYLVINDDFETALAELKGIITTHRLHLPGQQARHAERIRSLLGEV, via the coding sequence ATGTCCACAGCCAACGGCACACTCTACATCCTCTCCGCCCCGTCCGGCGCAGGCAAAACAAGCCTGCTCAAGGCACTGCGGGACCAGGACAGTGAGTTGATGGTTTCGGTCTCTCATACCACCCGCGCCAAACGTCCCGGCGAAGAGGATGGCGTCCACTACCATTTCACCGATCACGCCAGCTTCCTGCACATGATCGAAAGCAAGGCATTTCTGGAGCACGCCGAGGTATTCGGCAACTTCTACGCCACCGCCGAGTCCGAGGTTCGTTCAAAATTGGAGACCGGACAGGAGCTGGTTTTGGAGATCGATTGGCAGGGCGCGCAACAGGTACGCAAATTCTTTCCCGAGGCCGTCTCCATCTTTATCCTGCCGCCCAGCCTGGCAGCCCTGCGGGAACGCCTCGACGGACGGGGCCAGGACGACGAATCGATCATCCAGGCCCGCATGCAGGAGGCGGTTAGTGAGATGTCTCACTATGCCGAGTTCGACTATCTGGTCATCAATGATGATTTTGAAACGGCTCTCGCTGAGCTAAAGGGCATCATCACCACCCACCGTCTCCATCTCCCTGGACAGCAGGCACGCCACGCGGAACGCATCAGGTCGCTGCTCGGGGAAGTTTAG
- the miaB gene encoding tRNA (N6-isopentenyl adenosine(37)-C2)-methylthiotransferase MiaB, whose product MTGKLYIKTFGCQMNEYDSARMADGLREAEGLQITNKPEEADVLLLNTCSIREKAQEKVFSQLGRWRPWKEKNPNLIIGVGGCVASQEGEAIRERAPYVDLIFGPQTLHRLPQMIREARTEHHPVVDVSFPEIEKFDRLPEPRAEGPTAFVSIMEGCSKYCTYCVVPFTRGEEISRPFDDVIAEVAGLAAQGVREVNLLGQNVNAYLGAMHDDENADLALLIEYVAAIDGIDRIRFTTSHPLAFSDRLIDVYGEVPELVSFLHLPVQSGSDRVLAMMKRGHMAVEYKTRIRRLREVRPNITISSDFIVGFPGETEADFEETLKLIEEIGFDNSYSFIYSRRPGTPAADLPDDVPLAVKQQRLERLQQLINTQAQRISRQMVGTLQRVLVERPSRKDPKQLAGRTENNRVVNFSGPAELIGEFVDLRITEALPNSLRGEIEQTLAEQSANLG is encoded by the coding sequence ATGACCGGCAAACTCTACATCAAGACCTTCGGCTGCCAGATGAACGAATACGACTCCGCCCGTATGGCGGATGGTTTACGCGAGGCGGAAGGTCTGCAGATCACCAATAAGCCGGAAGAGGCGGACGTACTGCTGCTTAATACCTGTTCGATACGGGAAAAGGCGCAGGAGAAGGTCTTCTCGCAACTTGGCCGCTGGCGCCCCTGGAAAGAGAAGAACCCGAACCTGATCATCGGTGTCGGCGGCTGCGTCGCCAGTCAGGAGGGCGAGGCGATCCGCGAGCGGGCGCCCTATGTGGATCTGATTTTCGGCCCTCAGACACTGCACCGCCTGCCACAAATGATCAGGGAGGCACGTACCGAGCACCATCCGGTGGTGGATGTCTCCTTCCCCGAAATCGAAAAGTTCGACCGTCTGCCGGAGCCACGGGCAGAGGGTCCGACCGCGTTCGTCTCCATCATGGAGGGCTGCTCGAAATACTGCACCTACTGTGTCGTCCCCTTCACCCGCGGTGAGGAGATCAGCCGTCCCTTCGACGATGTGATCGCCGAGGTGGCCGGGCTTGCCGCCCAGGGGGTGCGCGAGGTCAATCTGCTGGGACAGAACGTCAACGCCTATCTGGGCGCCATGCACGACGACGAAAACGCCGATCTGGCGCTACTGATCGAATATGTTGCGGCCATCGACGGCATCGACCGCATCCGCTTCACCACCTCCCATCCTCTTGCCTTCTCTGATCGCCTGATCGATGTCTACGGCGAGGTGCCGGAGCTGGTCAGTTTCCTGCACCTGCCGGTACAGTCCGGCTCCGACCGGGTGCTGGCGATGATGAAACGCGGCCATATGGCCGTCGAATACAAGACCAGGATTCGCCGCTTGCGGGAGGTCCGCCCCAACATCACCATCTCATCCGATTTCATCGTCGGCTTTCCCGGTGAGACAGAGGCCGACTTCGAAGAGACCCTGAAACTGATCGAGGAGATCGGCTTCGACAACTCCTACAGCTTCATCTACAGTCGCCGCCCCGGCACGCCGGCAGCGGATCTGCCCGACGATGTTCCGTTGGCGGTCAAACAGCAGCGTCTGGAACGGCTGCAGCAGTTGATCAATACCCAGGCCCAGCGCATCAGCCGCCAGATGGTGGGGACCCTGCAGCGGGTTCTGGTGGAACGCCCCTCCCGCAAAGACCCGAAGCAACTGGCCGGCCGCACCGAAAACAACCGGGTGGTTAACTTCAGCGGGCCGGCTGAACTGATTGGTGAATTCGTCGATCTGCGCATTACAGAGGCACTACCCAATTCGCTGCGTGGTGAAATCGAACAGACTCTGGCGGAACAAAGCGCAAATTTGGGATAA
- a CDS encoding IS630 family transposase: MRLPKTFQITDKAAGILKEWCRSTTLPHGQIMRAKIILQLSEGMTPMEVATAQRTSAKTVHRWRNRFEAEGVDGLLERVRCGRPTVIDKATVDKVLFLTTKRIPQESTHWSIELMSRYAEVTPWQVRQIWKAADLRPHRLKTFKISNDPEFADKVIDIVGLYMNPPENAVILSVDEKTQIQALDRTQPGLPLNPSRIGSRTHDYKRHGTTSLYAAFNTLTGKVIGKVSDRTNSKKFLSFLKLLDRRTRADRELHIIMDNLSAHKTEAVREWVASRPRIHLHFTPTSSSWLNAVEGWFSQLERRALYRGVFTSVPELKTELERFIKVHNRESAKPFKWTKPASHILAAVGRAKKSLQN, from the coding sequence ATGCGTTTACCTAAGACATTTCAGATTACTGATAAAGCCGCTGGGATTTTAAAAGAGTGGTGCCGATCAACAACCCTTCCTCATGGCCAGATCATGAGAGCCAAGATTATTTTACAACTCAGTGAAGGGATGACACCGATGGAAGTTGCAACTGCCCAAAGGACATCAGCGAAGACAGTGCACCGCTGGCGAAATCGATTTGAGGCCGAAGGCGTTGATGGACTACTTGAAAGAGTCCGTTGCGGACGTCCTACGGTCATAGACAAGGCGACTGTCGACAAAGTTCTATTTCTGACCACAAAAAGAATTCCACAGGAATCTACACATTGGAGCATCGAGTTAATGTCTCGATACGCAGAAGTGACACCTTGGCAGGTTCGTCAGATCTGGAAGGCTGCAGATCTGCGTCCACACCGGCTGAAAACGTTTAAGATCAGTAATGATCCTGAGTTCGCTGATAAAGTCATTGATATTGTCGGTCTGTATATGAATCCTCCTGAGAATGCAGTTATTCTCAGCGTGGATGAGAAGACGCAGATTCAGGCATTGGATCGTACCCAACCTGGACTACCATTGAATCCGAGCCGGATCGGCAGTCGCACTCATGATTACAAAAGACACGGCACCACCAGTCTTTATGCTGCATTTAACACACTGACTGGAAAAGTGATTGGCAAAGTTTCGGATCGAACGAACAGCAAAAAATTTCTATCTTTTCTGAAACTACTTGATAGACGCACGCGTGCAGACCGAGAATTGCACATCATTATGGATAATCTGAGTGCTCACAAGACAGAGGCTGTTCGAGAATGGGTGGCCTCCCGACCGCGCATCCACCTTCATTTTACGCCAACCAGTTCATCATGGCTCAATGCCGTGGAAGGCTGGTTCTCGCAACTTGAGCGACGTGCGTTATACCGAGGGGTGTTCACCAGCGTTCCAGAACTAAAGACTGAGTTGGAGCGGTTCATCAAGGTTCATAACAGGGAGAGCGCAAAACCCTTTAAATGGACTAAACCTGCCAGCCACATTCTGGCGGCTGTTGGGCGTGCAAAGAAATCATTACAGAATTAA
- a CDS encoding EAL domain-containing protein, translated as MTENIVQVGSQHVADVQDINKNLVEKTLRMRCLAYLSQVKSQLLIETIHDMNNSRQELADLSTDLAERTKKAEKQRQIIERELQKLGEQNKALEVDRDLLELKVEERTEAFEKLAHYDSLTSLPNRFLFNDRLKHALARADRESSKVGLLLIDLDRFKNINDTAGHPVGDELLRQVGQRILLSLRTEDTLARLGGDEFAVILESIEHNELTAHVAHKIQQNLLPPFELTQDSIYLTASIGISLYPGDADDPVTLLKNADTAMYRAKAEGKNTFHFYTRELTASANSRFSLENQLRLALKRDEFELFYQPQFDLNSGRISGAEALIRWNHSERGLVSPADFIWLAEETGMIIPIGAWVIKSACHQAKKWFDEGRLKGRISVNLSALQIMQEETYSVVRQALEESGLSPDRLELEITESALIGQHEKVSLVADAFKSLGISLAIDDFGTGYSSLAYLKRFHIDRLKIDRSFVRDIPGDPNDMAIIRAIIAMGHTLGLSIVAEGVETEAQANFLTGVGCNDVQGYFYGKPVPCDQFQI; from the coding sequence ATGACAGAGAACATTGTTCAGGTCGGTTCACAGCATGTCGCCGACGTCCAGGATATCAACAAAAACCTGGTGGAGAAGACCCTGCGCATGCGCTGTCTCGCCTATCTCTCCCAAGTCAAATCCCAGCTGCTGATTGAGACCATCCATGACATGAACAACAGCCGCCAGGAGCTGGCTGATCTGTCAACCGACCTGGCGGAACGCACCAAGAAGGCGGAGAAGCAGAGACAGATCATCGAACGGGAGCTGCAAAAGCTGGGAGAGCAGAACAAGGCACTCGAAGTCGACCGGGATCTGCTCGAGTTGAAGGTCGAGGAACGCACCGAGGCGTTTGAAAAACTGGCCCACTACGACTCACTGACCAGCCTGCCCAACCGTTTTCTCTTCAATGACCGATTGAAGCATGCCCTGGCCCGCGCTGACAGGGAAAGCAGTAAAGTCGGCCTGCTGCTCATCGATCTGGACCGTTTCAAGAACATCAACGACACCGCAGGCCACCCGGTTGGAGACGAACTGCTCAGGCAGGTCGGACAACGTATCCTGCTTAGTCTGCGTACTGAGGATACTCTGGCCCGTCTGGGAGGTGATGAATTTGCCGTCATCCTGGAGAGCATCGAACATAATGAATTGACCGCTCATGTTGCACATAAGATCCAGCAGAATCTTCTACCGCCTTTTGAGCTGACGCAGGACAGTATCTATCTGACCGCCAGCATCGGCATCAGCCTCTACCCTGGAGATGCCGACGACCCTGTTACCCTGCTGAAAAATGCCGACACCGCCATGTACCGGGCTAAGGCGGAAGGTAAAAACACATTCCATTTTTACACCAGGGAGCTGACTGCTTCGGCCAACTCACGCTTCTCACTGGAAAATCAACTGCGCCTGGCCCTGAAACGCGATGAATTTGAACTTTTCTATCAGCCCCAGTTTGACCTGAACAGCGGCCGGATATCAGGGGCTGAGGCGCTGATTCGCTGGAATCATTCTGAGCGCGGCCTGGTCTCTCCAGCCGATTTCATCTGGCTGGCGGAAGAGACCGGAATGATCATTCCCATCGGCGCATGGGTCATTAAATCAGCCTGCCACCAAGCCAAAAAATGGTTCGACGAAGGACGCTTGAAAGGTCGCATTTCGGTCAACCTATCCGCACTTCAGATAATGCAGGAGGAGACCTATTCGGTCGTCAGACAGGCACTGGAGGAGAGCGGACTTTCTCCCGACCGGTTGGAACTTGAGATCACGGAAAGCGCCCTGATCGGCCAGCACGAGAAGGTCAGCCTGGTCGCCGATGCCTTCAAATCATTGGGCATCTCCCTGGCTATCGATGACTTTGGTACCGGTTATTCATCCCTGGCCTACCTGAAACGCTTCCACATCGACCGCCTCAAGATCGACCGCTCCTTCGTTCGCGACATCCCTGGAGACCCCAACGACATGGCCATCATCCGCGCCATCATTGCTATGGGCCACACACTGGGACTCTCAATCGTTGCCGAAGGAGTGGAGACGGAGGCCCAGGCCAACTTTCTCACCGGCGTCGGTTGTAATGACGTTCAGGGATATTTCTACGGCAAGCCCGTCCCCTGTGACCAGTTCCAGATTTAA
- a CDS encoding M48 family metallopeptidase, protein MIVSEDQAIASSKTAYVQMLKPYADEGKLDNDPKLKARVHKITARLIAQAVIMRPETKDWEWSMKILDDPETVNAWAMAGGKMALYTGLVEQIEPSDDELAQVLGHEISHALAKHSAEKMSVAMATSLGVLAIGIASDNRGATMAGAAVAAKLAIDLPNSRTAETEADRIGIELAAKAGYDPRAAATLWEKMGKLSESRPPQFLSTHPAPENRKETLSRLATEMMPYYTAKGERPSFDF, encoded by the coding sequence ATGATCGTCTCGGAGGACCAGGCCATCGCCTCGTCTAAAACGGCCTATGTGCAGATGCTCAAACCCTACGCGGACGAGGGCAAGCTGGATAACGACCCGAAACTCAAGGCACGGGTTCATAAAATCACGGCACGCCTCATTGCCCAAGCGGTGATAATGCGCCCGGAAACAAAGGACTGGGAATGGAGCATGAAGATTCTCGACGATCCTGAAACAGTCAATGCCTGGGCGATGGCTGGGGGAAAGATGGCGCTCTATACCGGACTGGTTGAGCAGATTGAACCCTCGGATGATGAACTGGCTCAGGTGTTGGGCCACGAGATCAGCCATGCATTGGCCAAACATTCGGCGGAAAAGATGTCGGTTGCGATGGCCACCTCCCTTGGCGTACTTGCCATAGGCATCGCATCGGACAACCGGGGCGCCACCATGGCGGGTGCGGCGGTCGCGGCGAAGCTGGCCATAGATCTGCCCAACAGCCGTACCGCAGAGACCGAGGCGGATCGGATCGGCATCGAACTTGCCGCCAAGGCCGGCTACGACCCCAGGGCCGCCGCCACGCTTTGGGAGAAGATGGGCAAACTCTCGGAGAGCCGCCCGCCACAGTTTCTCAGTACTCATCCCGCTCCGGAAAACCGCAAAGAGACTCTCTCCCGACTGGCCACCGAAATGATGCCCTACTACACGGCCAAGGGAGAGCGCCCAAGTTTCGATTTCTGA